aaatcaatatttggtggaataaccctggtttttaatcacagttttttatgcatcttgcagactgcttttggataactttatgccactcctgatgcaaatattcaagcagttcagcctagTTAGATGGcatgtaatcatccatctttctcttgattatattccagaggttttcaatttggtaatatcaaattttaggtggtctcttatttttcccagagctgtatatcaacatTGGTTCACAGCAAgacttttaaaatgaactggaaaatgtacagagaaaaaaagcatttattaaaaatcatttgaacagaaatatgtttttcttcataataaaATGTAGAAATTTAAACTACAACATGGTCTTTACACAGAGAAAATAAATAGCAAGTTGTGAGTGCTAGTGCAGTGACTACACATTTTCTATTATATCACATAAAATCTTATAACTACCacagttttttatataaaaatcgaAAATCCCGTTTCTATGAAAAATATCCACTCGTATTCCAGTTAAGTACGGGCGTTTCTGTTTGGCTAGAACAGTAGAAGTAGTATTTGTAGTTTCAAACTCTCACTCTTCACCCACCTGAGGTGCAGATGGCGTCTCTCTGAGAAAAacgacagagaaaaaaaacacaaaggcaCTTAGTGATCAAGAGTCCTAAATAGAGCTGAAAAATACAAATGACTGAGAATCACCTGCAAAAAGCTTTCCACCATAAAGAACTATACATATGTGTTTAGAAGTATTGCCGTTACTAAAGGAcccttaaaatctttaaaaaatttagAAAGTTCTGATATAGAGAAAAACCATTCATGCTTCATTTTGTTTCAGGGGCCCTCACATAGCTGGCAAACTACCCCAGAGGCTATAGTCTCTGTCAGGGAAGTATGAGTTGGGTAGGGGTGGGATTATTGTGTGTGTTTCATGTTTGAATAGTAGTAGTGtggtaattaagtaaaaaaaagtttctgaaattttaccctgttttttatcactgCTGTTTAATGTTGATAACATCAGAGAATGTGTCaaattgtatttgaaataacagctaaacatgagctCTAAATAAATTTACTTGTCCAGTGATTCTGAGGCTACACATTTAAAGAggaaatttaattacatttataaagTAATACAGGGCACAGGAACTTACTTTACACCTTGTCTGTCACAGTGGATATTTTAACCTAAAACAAAATGATATAAACACTGTATCTATTTAAATATCTTTCTTGTACAGTCAACAAATATACTTTACATActttcagcatcctcacagcttAATAGTGAAAGACGTTCATAGATGATAGTATAGTAGGAGTTGATAGTAGTTTTGTGTAGCTTGTAGCAGGGTAACAGTTCCTTATCTGATTCGATCTCCTTaaactgtttttagaatgaatgaatcttattttgtatatatttaatatttgtaagATGTAATGATTCCTAATTTAGGCCTATTTAAATATGACAACAAAAATTAGTTGAATTTTATAACTAGATATacatgctgatttatttatttgacatATTTCAATCTTAGATGGTATCTTCAGCCTCTACTGACACTAGCTAGATATCTGTTTTGTTCAGTTTAGTATCTGCTAAATgtcacaaatgtaaatgtaaatatgaagCGCAAACCAATGAAATGGTCCAAATGATTTGAAACAACAACTTCTTGCATAATATTCTTAATCCATCTGCTGTAGATTTACCACATTGTAGATCCAATGGTCTGTAATGAAAGGGTGATATTTAAGCCCACAGAAAAAAATAGAAGTATTACCCGGCATAGGGTGGTGGAGGGGCATCGTATTGCCCGCTGTGGTCCAGGGCTTCCCTGTAGGATGGCAGACCTGGAGCTGTAATACCAGCCAATGGTACCAACTCTGGAGCTGGACGGGCATCTGCGGCCATCTGCACTGGAACACTGTGGTGGAGATGCAGCAGCAGGAGGGAAGGTGACACAAGGTAACACAAtgagacacacacagactggaGACAGTGACTGATGATCTAGctctatattctctctctctctctttttctctctctgtctcactctcccactcactcactcactcattcactcactcacctgCTGGGTTGCCTTTTCCTGGCCTTGTTCTTGTAACAGTAACAGCCAAGCACTAAGGCTATGACAGCTATGGTCACAGCTGCCACAACCCCGGACAACAGACCAGGAAGATCAATCGGTTTAGGAGGACCTGATCAAACGAAATCACCATTATCACTGATACGACACCACTAGAGCAAGATTAGTTTTACCAGAAGGGATGGTGTAACCTCATTTTGTGGTATTTGActggtaaatatttaaataactgAAGATCTATACTGGACTGTTTCACTAAACTTTTGTTACAgtctgattgtaaaaaaaaatactctgtataCACTGTAGATTCAAACTGGGTTAAAGTCACAATATCAAGTCCAAtatcattttaaactgtacaaactACTGCTATTTTGTACATACTGTGGATTCATATTGGATAAACCCCTTAACATGCAttgtcccgtatacaggctacaggtgtataTGATTAAAAACccattttttctgcagtaaaatgcaGTAATGTAAGTAATAATGTAAGTAAAATTTACATTCAGAAATATTGAGGGCTTTAATGTCTCCTACGGGATACTTGGAAATGCAGCCTGTTTACTCTctgctccacttaataatttcagatcagtaacagaaatcaacccaaattctgcatgtttgaataaagacataaaaaccaGACAAATATAACGAAATGAAAGAGTTGGACGCCATGagttgtttgatttgtattcagcaAAATATCGAtattaaaatgaagttcaggaaagagcaaaTTTCATGAtttgtttcattatattttgacattagcagatttgctttcaatattttttattttatatattctattacaattacaattacgcttttcagtaatgttccttatcaaacatgaaagctttttatgtaatttagtggtgtaatgtcaggcagacaattgacaaaaatcctggcctgttaaggggttaaaataacTACACATTTGTTACATTCAAGCTGTAAAACACTTTGTACACATtgcactgcagattcatactggattacaaaGTCAACAATTATTTCAACAATTATTTTGTGTCTGAAACATAAAAATAAGAGTAATAATAGTGCATATCTTACTGTGAGAGCTGGTATACGTTGTCCAAAAcgtttgctgtaaaaaaaaaaagtgaattatcaATAGTGAACTGTCAACTAGCAAAACATTTAGGGTTGATTTCACAGACAGATATTATTcctagttgtagactatattttccattcaaaatgctgtgtagttttaagactaggcttaatccctgtctggtaaAGTACCACTAGTTTAATCATTTTCTGTGGGAGTCATTAAACTCTTTAGACATGTGGTTCCACATACTGCCACTGTGAAAACCACTGTTTCTCTAATAAATGAGTATTTCACATCAAACCAACACAACACATTTTTTCAGGTGTCACTGCACAGTAGAACTGTGCACCACAACTCCAGAGTCTGCTAAATGTGACTGAAGTActtttttagt
The sequence above is drawn from the Astyanax mexicanus isolate ESR-SI-001 chromosome 19, AstMex3_surface, whole genome shotgun sequence genome and encodes:
- the prrg2 gene encoding transmembrane gamma-carboxyglutamic acid protein 2; amino-acid sequence: MPRLGKICICVLALLHLAWARCINKGNNVFIYDKSADSFLSRSLLYNSWDFELVTPGNIERECYEEQCTYEEAREVYEDDLKTQTFWTTYTSSHSPPKPIDLPGLLSGVVAAVTIAVIALVLGCYCYKNKARKRQPSSVPVQMAADARPAPELVPLAGITAPGLPSYREALDHSGQYDAPPPPYAGETPSAPQVGEE